One Ricinus communis isolate WT05 ecotype wild-type chromosome 2, ASM1957865v1, whole genome shotgun sequence DNA segment encodes these proteins:
- the LOC8266722 gene encoding transcription factor VIP1, whose product MEATTKFIGKMMDIEQMPDTPQRGSHHRRAHSDTSFRFDDLLLFDPSDLDLSALDLPTPTPPRGGGSGSGGGGGGAPMAVDSGSVSDDSAASHSQNSGGPNLKPKPINHLRSLSVDSDFFDGLGLGGDEKFGGKAAGAAAGAGEKRVHHHRHSLSMDGSSTSSFEVDSVMIDGVKKAMPPDRLAELALIDPKRAKRILANRQSAARSKERKIRYTSELERKVQTLQTEATTLSAQVTMLQRDTTGLTAENKELKLRLQAMEQQAHLRDALNEALREEVQRLKIATGQIPAVNGNLFGRGLTPQFSSHQAPLNHFGSSSAQQQQQQQQQQVHMPQPSTNNQTPNGQPLLGFANFSQRV is encoded by the exons ATGGAGGCAACAACAAAGTTTATCGGGAAGATGATGGACATAGAGCAGATGCCAGATACTCCGCAGCGCGGGTCCCACCATCGGAGGGCCCATTCCGACACATCTTTCCGTTTCGATGACCTTCTCCTCTTCGACCCTTCCGACCTCGACCTTTCTGCTCTTGACCTCCCCACTCCAACACCTCCTCGCGGCGGCGGAAGCGGCAGCGGGGGCGGAGGTGGAGGAGCTCCCATGGCCGTGGATTCTGGGTCTGTTTCTGATGACTCGGCAGCATCTCATAGTCAAAACAGTGGGGGGCCAAATTTAAAGCCTAAACCTATTAATCATCTTCGGAGCTTGTCTGTGGATTCGGATTTTTTTGATGGGTTAGGTCTTGGAGGTGATGAGAAGTTTGGCGGGAAAGCGGCGGGAGCGGCGGCGGGAGCGGGAGAGAAGAGGGTGCATCATCATAGGCATAGTCTTTCGATGGATGGGTCGAGTACATCGTCGTTTGAGGTCGATTCTGTTATGATTGATGGTGTTAAAAAAGCTATGCCTCCTGATAGACTTGCTGAACTTGCTCTGATTGATCCTAAAAGAGCTAAAAG GATTCTTGCTAATAGGCAGTCTGCGGCGCGGTCAAAGGAGAGGAAAATAAGATACACTAGTGAGTTGGAGAGGAAGGTGCAGACACTTCAGACTGAAGCTACCACCCTTTCTGCACAGGTCACGATGCTACAG AGAGACACTACTGGGTTAACTGCTGAGAACAAGGAACTGAAACTGCGATTACAGGCTATGGAGCAACAAGCACATCTTAGAGATG CTCTGAATGAAGCTTTGAGGGAAGAGGTGCAGCGGCTTAAGATAGCAACTGGTCAAATTCCAGCCGTCAATGGGAACCTTTTCGGTCGAGGTTTAACTCCACAATTCTCCTCCCATCAGGCACCATTAAACCACTTTGGCAGTTCATCAGCCCAACAAcagcaacagcagcagcagcagcaggtTCACATGCCTCAGCCATCCACGAACAATCAGACTCCGAATGGACAGCCCCTTCTGGGCTTTGCAAACTTCAGTCAGAGGGTTTAG